From Desulfuromonadales bacterium, the proteins below share one genomic window:
- a CDS encoding PKD domain-containing protein — MRSLLTVGLLVCLTIAGCGGGSGGSGGGGTLVTNRAPVANAGPVQNVAAGSTVTLDGSGCSDADGDLLTYAWSFVSIPAGSQAALSNMSAVNPSFTADFAGSYVLSLVVHDGTVASAASTVTVVAATGNSAPVANAGPDQNVATGSVATLSGSGSSDADGDPLTYLWTITSVPVGSGVNALSSGTVVNPTFIADVDGAYVFSLIVNDGTVSSAADSVTVTAATANSAPVADAGPDQYVITGSLVTLDGSASSDADSDPLTYAWTLVSRPDGSSATLSSTTAGNPTFTADVDGFYVFSLVVNDGTVASAADTVVINSVADYSSLFQIDGQAVILTSGTELYLAGSDFSAQIKNISNMPFDCTRAELRYANLVQDFTEDPAFLSSGQIDPGEMLVSRVILDNDVQVDPDNDFFEFRYYLTRSDTGENFIVFHRY; from the coding sequence ATGCGTTCTCTACTGACCGTTGGTTTACTTGTTTGCCTGACAATCGCCGGTTGCGGCGGCGGCTCAGGAGGATCCGGCGGTGGCGGAACGCTGGTCACGAACAGAGCACCGGTGGCCAACGCCGGACCGGTCCAGAACGTCGCCGCCGGCAGCACCGTCACCCTCGACGGCAGCGGCTGCAGCGATGCCGACGGCGATCTGCTCACCTACGCCTGGAGCTTCGTCAGCATTCCGGCGGGCAGCCAGGCGGCGCTGTCGAACATGAGCGCCGTCAACCCGAGCTTCACCGCCGATTTCGCCGGCAGCTACGTCCTCAGCCTCGTCGTCCACGACGGGACGGTCGCCAGCGCCGCCTCTACGGTGACCGTCGTTGCCGCGACGGGCAATTCCGCGCCGGTGGCCAATGCCGGCCCGGACCAGAACGTGGCGACCGGCAGCGTCGCCACTCTGAGCGGCAGCGGCAGCAGCGATGCCGATGGCGATCCGCTGACCTATCTCTGGACGATCACGTCCGTGCCCGTTGGCAGTGGCGTAAATGCCCTGTCGAGCGGCACCGTCGTCAACCCGACCTTCATCGCCGATGTCGACGGCGCCTATGTGTTCAGCCTGATCGTCAACGATGGGACGGTGAGCAGCGCCGCCGACTCGGTCACCGTCACGGCCGCCACCGCCAATTCGGCGCCGGTGGCCGACGCCGGACCGGACCAGTACGTCATTACCGGCAGCCTCGTCACCCTTGATGGCAGCGCCAGCAGCGATGCCGACAGCGACCCGCTCACCTACGCCTGGACCCTCGTCAGCCGGCCGGATGGCAGCAGCGCGACTCTTTCAAGTACCACCGCCGGCAACCCGACCTTCACCGCCGATGTCGACGGCTTCTATGTGTTCAGCCTGGTCGTCAACGATGGGACGGTCGCCAGCGCTGCCGACACCGTCGTGATCAACAGCGTCGCGGATTATTCCTCCCTGTTCCAAATCGATGGCCAGGCGGTGATCTTAACGAGCGGCACTGAGCTGTATCTGGCAGGCTCCGACTTTTCAGCGCAGATTAAGAACATATCCAATATGCCCTTTGATTGTACTCGTGCAGAGTTACGTTATGCGAATTTGGTTCAAGACTTCACCGAAGATCCGGCCTTCCTTAGCAGTGGTCAGATTGATCCGGGAGAAATGTTGGTCTCTAGGGTTATTTTGGACAATGATGTGCAGGTCGATCCAGATAACGATTTTTTCGAATTCCGTTATTATTTGACACGCTCCGATACCGGTGAAAATTTCATTGTGTTCCATCGATATTGA
- a CDS encoding TIGR03013 family XrtA/PEP-CTERM system glycosyltransferase, with translation MGKTLLILMGGDVLIAILAHYFGFFLWLDSSLERGEIVRSGLFRILLFAVVLIFTSYFSGLYSREKQFRQGEVMLRIGGSLLLAGLLLSAVYAIVPAAAVERSRLLLALAAFGIFQFIWHNRYALLLRIPGVAQKVMILGVGAPAKQLEKSLEESQHNFVLTGFIQPAGESAVLDPSARILGTMDTLVDTALREKVNRIIVSMSERRGVLPVRDILKCKLNGIAVVDGLSFYEEITGKLAIENINPSWFIFSNGFRLTPFMHFYKRAFDLVFAALGLLLTLPLLPLLALAIRLESPGPVLFRQLRVGENERPFLLYKFRSMRQDAESATGAVWAQVNDPRVTRLGKFLRKSRLDEIPQLLNVLKGDMSFVGPRPERPEFIEKLKEKIPYYGSRHCVKPGVTGWAQVRYPYGASEADALEKLRYDLYYIKNYSLSLDFLIILETVKVVLGGKGGR, from the coding sequence ATGGGTAAAACGTTGCTGATTCTCATGGGAGGTGATGTGCTGATTGCCATCCTCGCCCATTATTTCGGCTTCTTTCTTTGGCTCGATTCTTCACTGGAGCGGGGCGAGATCGTCAGATCGGGGCTCTTCCGGATCCTCTTGTTCGCGGTCGTGCTGATTTTCACCTCGTACTTTTCCGGCCTCTACAGCCGCGAGAAACAGTTCCGGCAGGGCGAGGTCATGCTGCGTATTGGCGGTTCCCTCCTCCTGGCCGGTCTCCTGCTGTCGGCCGTGTATGCGATCGTCCCGGCGGCCGCGGTGGAGCGCAGTCGTCTGCTTCTTGCCCTGGCTGCTTTCGGCATCTTCCAGTTCATCTGGCATAACCGCTACGCTCTGCTTCTGCGCATCCCCGGGGTGGCGCAAAAAGTCATGATCCTCGGCGTGGGAGCGCCGGCGAAACAACTCGAGAAAAGCCTGGAGGAGAGTCAGCACAACTTCGTACTGACCGGCTTCATCCAGCCCGCCGGCGAATCGGCGGTTCTCGACCCCTCGGCGCGAATCCTCGGCACGATGGACACTCTCGTCGATACCGCGTTGCGGGAAAAAGTGAACAGAATCATTGTCTCCATGTCCGAGCGGCGGGGCGTGCTGCCGGTCCGGGATATCCTCAAATGCAAGCTGAACGGCATCGCCGTGGTCGACGGCCTGTCCTTTTACGAGGAGATTACCGGCAAACTGGCGATCGAGAACATCAACCCGAGCTGGTTCATCTTTTCCAACGGCTTCCGCCTGACCCCCTTCATGCATTTTTACAAGCGGGCTTTCGATCTGGTCTTTGCCGCCCTGGGTCTCCTTCTCACCCTGCCGCTTCTGCCCCTGCTGGCGCTGGCGATCCGTCTCGAGTCGCCGGGTCCTGTTCTGTTCCGGCAGTTGCGGGTCGGTGAAAACGAGAGGCCCTTTCTCCTCTATAAATTCCGCAGCATGCGCCAGGATGCGGAAAGTGCGACGGGCGCGGTATGGGCGCAGGTCAACGATCCGCGGGTCACCCGGCTTGGGAAATTTCTGCGCAAGAGCCGGTTGGACGAAATCCCGCAGCTCCTCAATGTCCTCAAAGGGGACATGAGTTTCGTCGGCCCGCGGCCGGAGCGACCCGAGTTCATCGAAAAGCTGAAAGAGAAGATTCCCTATTACGGCAGCCGCCACTGCGTCAAACCCGGCGTCACCGGCTGGGCGCAGGTCCGCTATCCCTACGGCGCTTCCGAGGCGGACGCCCTGGAAAAGCTGCGCTATGACCTCTACTACATCAAGAACTACTCGCTGTCCCTCGATTTTCTGATCATCCTCGAAACGGTCAAGGTGGTTCTGGGCGGCAAAGGAGGAAGGTAA
- a CDS encoding HAMP domain-containing sensor histidine kinase, protein MDVLEFSVDRELRIVECGRDLETARLGSTAGLLGTLYFEVLPRIFWEGSDAVAAVVDSGRPLSLSRYSFSCLFECFEADVEIFPLKSDSARPEGARVIIRTTEGCTSRNLLRRSQSLIDIGKNAAILSHGVRNPLNAIKGAVVYLKNRFSHEATLLEFTQIMEEEISRLDRFITAFLSGSAGEPEKRTTDLNDLLKRIESLTSLQAQAAGVKVLFRYGEVAPLQLSPFQVEQAILNVLNNALHVLSPGGMITVESKVETRDGRPFCVVEVTDDGPGIRSRPGEGFSAPLEDTARAHGKGFGLFITREVLQSHGGMLEVRSGEDMGTTVRLCFPRESREGAR, encoded by the coding sequence ATGGATGTTCTTGAATTTTCGGTAGACCGCGAGTTGAGGATAGTGGAGTGTGGCCGGGACCTGGAAACCGCCCGGCTGGGATCGACGGCCGGCCTGCTGGGAACGCTCTATTTCGAAGTCCTGCCGCGGATATTCTGGGAAGGTTCTGATGCCGTTGCGGCGGTGGTGGACAGCGGGCGGCCGCTTTCCCTAAGCCGTTACTCCTTTTCCTGCCTGTTCGAGTGCTTCGAGGCCGACGTCGAAATTTTTCCTCTGAAGAGCGACTCAGCTCGGCCCGAGGGTGCCCGGGTGATCATCCGGACGACGGAAGGCTGCACCTCGCGAAACCTGTTAAGGCGCTCCCAGTCGTTGATAGACATCGGCAAGAACGCCGCTATCCTTTCCCATGGGGTGAGGAATCCTCTGAACGCCATCAAGGGGGCGGTGGTTTATTTGAAAAACCGCTTCAGCCACGAGGCCACCCTGCTCGAGTTCACCCAGATCATGGAGGAGGAGATCTCCCGGCTGGACCGGTTCATCACCGCCTTCCTCAGCGGCTCGGCCGGCGAACCCGAAAAGAGGACCACCGACCTCAATGATCTGCTGAAGAGGATCGAGTCCCTCACCTCCCTGCAGGCCCAGGCGGCCGGCGTCAAGGTGCTGTTTCGCTACGGCGAGGTCGCGCCGCTGCAGTTGAGCCCTTTTCAGGTCGAGCAGGCGATCCTGAATGTTCTCAACAATGCACTCCACGTCCTGTCTCCGGGCGGAATGATCACCGTTGAAAGCAAGGTTGAAACAAGGGACGGCCGGCCGTTCTGCGTGGTGGAAGTTACGGATGACGGGCCCGGGATTCGGAGTCGGCCCGGGGAAGGTTTCTCCGCCCCGCTGGAAGATACGGCGCGCGCCCACGGCAAGGGGTTTGGGCTGTTTATCACCCGGGAGGTCCTGCAGAGCCACGGCGGCATGCTCGAAGTCAGGAGCGGGGAGGACATGGGTACCACCGTGCGCTTGTGCTTTCCCCGGGAAAGCAGGGAGGGTGCCAGATGA
- a CDS encoding CAAX prenyl protease-related protein, which translates to MTKPAFPRIFPFALFMLFIGLEEFARYLQRREILLVGEHALYWLYPVKAVVVGAVLIYFRKHYQEIRFSDLGRSAFTVASLLAGLGIFWLWIHMDWSFGTLGTPAGFNPSVFDGPARAGMTAVRLVGAVLIVPVMEELFWRSFLLRYIIDSDFAKVPIGTVSWTSFLITVVLFGLEHNYILAGMMAGAAFNLLLYYTRSIAQCILAHAVANLALGIYVLQTGEWRFW; encoded by the coding sequence TTGACAAAACCAGCTTTCCCCCGGATTTTTCCATTCGCTCTGTTCATGCTTTTTATCGGCCTGGAGGAATTCGCCCGCTACCTGCAGCGCCGGGAGATCCTCCTTGTCGGGGAGCATGCTCTCTACTGGCTCTATCCGGTCAAGGCCGTCGTGGTCGGCGCAGTCCTGATCTATTTTCGCAAGCATTACCAGGAGATTCGTTTCAGTGACCTGGGCAGGTCTGCCTTCACGGTGGCAAGCCTGCTTGCCGGCTTGGGGATTTTCTGGCTCTGGATCCACATGGACTGGAGCTTCGGCACCCTGGGGACTCCAGCCGGTTTCAATCCGAGTGTTTTCGACGGCCCCGCAAGAGCGGGGATGACGGCGGTACGCCTCGTCGGAGCTGTTCTGATCGTCCCGGTCATGGAGGAGCTCTTCTGGCGCTCGTTTCTGCTGCGCTACATCATCGACAGTGATTTTGCAAAGGTCCCGATCGGCACCGTTTCCTGGACCTCCTTCCTGATCACCGTCGTCCTGTTCGGCCTCGAGCATAATTATATCCTCGCCGGGATGATGGCAGGTGCGGCCTTCAACCTGCTACTCTACTACACCCGAAGCATCGCCCAGTGCATCCTGGCGCATGCGGTGGCCAACCTAGCACTGGGAATCTACGTGCTGCAGACGGGGGAGTGGCGTTTCTGGTGA
- the prsT gene encoding XrtA/PEP-CTERM system TPR-repeat protein PrsT, translating into MSAKSFKYLAIFLLLPVFVLACSNRSREDMLQEGVRLRSEGNFQGAVVLLKNALEKDPNYFEARYELAESYLLSGNLEKAEREYQKVGLQAPSLPELPLKLAEVYVRTERADLAVAQIEKYLSGHPDSPRAADLLGQALALKGETQKAVGHFRRAIQLDPRNAQARQHLAEVFVRNGEESPARELLTELLEEDKNNRPALYLLARLEVSLGKRGRALEIYHQLAQTDPADARALYLAGLHHLEGGEIPEGERCADALLANFPKLAGGSLLKGMALYLKGDPGGAITHLQQSLKAGTNPAAWYYLGLSYYRLEKLELALNQFQRMLDQQPDATQPRLMVAMTLLKQQRLDEAVTEAERVLQRDGTSGLAYNILGSAWMVQGKFDAAMAAFEKATELNPGLVDVHLKKGLFHASRGNPARAEDELTTALNAAPQILDTRLFLAAHYLRQKNYPAALNTLKKGLNGKESDALLYNFMAAAYFAQLQPEEAIACLQRAKAANPGFFTAHFNLGAYHATRGEYEKALEEYAAVLRQDPVQLQALLLSGRVMEMTGQSEKAIDFFRRAADTGKSEEQLALAEHLLSEAKAEECLEVLTKAQQARPEDASLLDFQGQALLRLGRHAEAATAFAKLDRVSPGRGVAGQVQAHLLGGDVARAEALARGLTVQQPSSPAGYLLLASINEHRGDIPGALEVLEKGWNNNRRAPLLVMRMAGLHERSGEFDRARRLYEELLRQSPNDYPVVFALGALHDRQGNKREAERRYREVLALKEDFVPVLNNLAYLYAENFDRKQEALELAGSAYRHAPGSPLVMDTLGYVLLLNNRAEEARQMLEKAVEKLPGNPTVFYHLALACQKLGKKDEAVAYLKKALTLGEFPEIRQTRTLLEKLTG; encoded by the coding sequence ATGTCTGCGAAATCGTTTAAGTATCTGGCTATTTTCCTGTTGTTGCCGGTTTTTGTTCTGGCCTGCAGCAACCGGTCCAGGGAAGACATGCTGCAGGAAGGCGTACGGCTGAGAAGTGAAGGGAATTTCCAGGGGGCGGTGGTGCTGCTGAAGAACGCCCTGGAGAAAGATCCGAACTACTTCGAAGCCCGTTATGAACTGGCGGAATCCTATTTGCTCAGCGGCAACCTGGAAAAGGCAGAGCGGGAATATCAGAAGGTCGGGCTGCAGGCTCCCTCCCTGCCCGAGCTTCCGCTGAAGCTGGCCGAGGTCTACGTCCGCACCGAACGGGCGGATTTGGCGGTGGCGCAGATCGAAAAATACCTCTCGGGCCATCCCGACAGTCCACGGGCCGCAGACCTGCTGGGGCAGGCGCTCGCGCTCAAGGGAGAAACGCAGAAGGCCGTCGGTCATTTCCGTCGGGCCATCCAGCTCGACCCGCGCAACGCACAGGCACGACAGCACCTGGCCGAAGTCTTCGTACGCAACGGCGAGGAATCCCCCGCGCGGGAATTGCTCACGGAGCTTCTGGAGGAGGACAAAAATAATCGCCCCGCTCTCTACCTGCTCGCCCGGCTGGAAGTCTCTCTGGGCAAACGGGGGAGGGCGCTGGAAATTTACCACCAGCTTGCCCAGACCGACCCTGCGGATGCGCGCGCTCTCTACCTGGCGGGGCTGCACCATCTCGAAGGTGGAGAGATCCCCGAAGGGGAGAGGTGCGCCGACGCCCTGCTGGCCAACTTTCCGAAACTCGCCGGCGGCTCTCTTCTGAAAGGGATGGCCCTGTACCTGAAAGGTGACCCCGGTGGGGCCATTACACATCTTCAGCAATCACTGAAGGCAGGGACGAATCCGGCGGCCTGGTACTACCTGGGGCTCAGTTATTACCGCCTGGAGAAGCTGGAGCTGGCCCTGAACCAGTTCCAGCGGATGCTGGACCAGCAGCCCGACGCGACCCAGCCCAGGCTGATGGTAGCGATGACCCTGCTCAAACAGCAGCGCCTCGACGAGGCGGTGACGGAGGCCGAAAGAGTATTGCAGCGTGACGGCACGAGCGGACTGGCCTACAACATCCTCGGCAGCGCCTGGATGGTCCAGGGAAAATTCGATGCAGCCATGGCGGCCTTCGAAAAGGCGACCGAACTGAACCCGGGTCTGGTCGATGTCCATCTCAAGAAGGGATTATTCCATGCATCCCGGGGGAATCCGGCCAGGGCCGAGGATGAATTGACCACGGCACTGAACGCAGCTCCGCAGATTCTGGACACCCGCCTGTTTCTGGCAGCCCACTACCTGCGGCAAAAGAACTACCCTGCCGCCCTCAACACCCTGAAGAAAGGGTTGAACGGCAAGGAGAGTGATGCGCTGCTGTACAACTTCATGGCGGCAGCCTATTTCGCCCAGCTGCAGCCCGAAGAGGCGATCGCCTGCCTGCAGCGCGCCAAAGCCGCAAATCCCGGCTTCTTCACCGCCCACTTCAACCTGGGCGCCTATCATGCGACGCGGGGAGAGTATGAGAAAGCCCTCGAGGAATACGCCGCCGTTCTGCGACAAGACCCCGTTCAGCTTCAGGCGCTGCTGCTGAGCGGCCGGGTCATGGAAATGACCGGTCAGAGCGAGAAGGCCATCGATTTTTTCCGCAGGGCAGCCGATACCGGCAAGAGCGAGGAGCAATTGGCCCTGGCCGAGCATCTGCTGAGCGAAGCAAAGGCAGAAGAATGCCTTGAGGTCCTGACCAAGGCGCAGCAGGCCCGTCCCGAAGACGCTTCCCTCCTCGATTTCCAGGGGCAAGCGCTGCTTCGTCTCGGCCGCCATGCGGAGGCGGCGACGGCCTTTGCGAAGCTTGACCGCGTGTCACCCGGCAGGGGGGTGGCGGGGCAGGTCCAGGCGCATCTGCTCGGTGGCGATGTGGCCAGGGCCGAAGCGCTGGCCAGGGGGCTGACGGTTCAGCAGCCGTCCTCACCTGCCGGCTACCTTCTGCTGGCCTCCATCAACGAGCATCGCGGAGATATTCCGGGGGCGCTGGAGGTGCTTGAAAAGGGTTGGAACAACAACCGCCGGGCGCCGCTTCTGGTCATGCGGATGGCCGGGCTGCATGAACGCAGCGGAGAGTTCGACAGGGCCCGCCGGCTTTACGAGGAGTTGCTCCGGCAATCGCCCAATGATTACCCGGTCGTCTTCGCCCTCGGCGCCCTTCACGACCGGCAGGGGAACAAACGCGAGGCGGAGCGGCGCTATCGGGAGGTTCTGGCCCTGAAGGAGGACTTCGTGCCGGTTCTCAATAATCTCGCCTATCTTTATGCCGAGAATTTCGACCGCAAGCAGGAGGCGCTGGAACTGGCAGGCAGCGCCTACCGCCATGCGCCGGGCAGCCCGCTGGTCATGGACACGCTCGGCTATGTCCTGCTGCTCAACAACCGGGCTGAAGAGGCCCGGCAAATGCTGGAAAAGGCGGTGGAGAAACTGCCGGGCAATCCGACCGTTTTTTATCACCTGGCGCTGGCTTGCCAGAAACTGGGGAAAAAGGACGAGGCCGTTGCCTACCTGAAAAAGGCTCTGACCCTTGGCGAATTTCCGGAAATACGGCAAACCCGAACCCTGTTGGAAAAACTTACCGGCTAA
- a CDS encoding sigma-54 dependent transcriptional regulator → MTATGRVLIVDDEPNALKVLSAILADEGYQVSQALSVSDAFAKITENLDAVITDMRMPGNDGMQLFEQMTESFPDIPVIFLTAFGTVDSAVQAMTKGAFYYIIKPPDYPSLKGILARAVDQRRLKRELESLKKRLASEDKLTQIIGRSAAIRRVLQVIEAVRDSESSVLICGETGTGKELVARDLHFTGNRRNRPFVAVNCAAIPRELIEAELFGYEKGAFTGASTQRIGRVEQASGGTLFLDEIGELELSVQAKLLRVLQEKEIERIGSNRRVQVDFRLVSSTNRDLPREIMSGNFRRDLYYRLNVVEIGLPPLRERREDIPFLVAEFVKEFCIRERKTLVVSETTIKKFLDYSWPGNIRQLRNVVERAFVLAKGNTITDRDLPEEMFEVETHRQPPSATSTLKQIEARAIRDTLERCQGNKSQAAKILGFSRKALYKRLRDFDIS, encoded by the coding sequence ATGACAGCTACTGGACGGGTGTTGATCGTTGATGATGAGCCCAACGCTCTCAAAGTGTTGTCTGCCATTCTTGCAGACGAGGGCTACCAGGTTTCCCAGGCGCTCAGCGTCAGCGATGCCTTTGCAAAAATCACCGAAAATCTGGATGCCGTCATCACCGACATGCGGATGCCGGGCAATGATGGCATGCAGCTTTTTGAGCAGATGACCGAGTCGTTCCCGGACATCCCGGTGATCTTCCTCACCGCCTTCGGGACAGTCGATTCCGCGGTACAAGCCATGACCAAAGGGGCCTTTTATTACATCATCAAGCCTCCCGACTATCCCAGCCTCAAGGGGATTCTGGCCCGGGCGGTAGACCAGCGGCGACTGAAGAGGGAGCTGGAATCCCTGAAGAAGCGACTGGCCAGCGAAGACAAGCTGACCCAGATCATCGGCAGGAGCGCCGCGATTCGCCGGGTTCTCCAGGTGATCGAGGCGGTCAGGGATTCGGAAAGCAGCGTTCTGATTTGTGGCGAAACCGGGACCGGCAAGGAGTTGGTCGCCCGGGATCTCCATTTTACCGGCAACCGCAGAAATCGACCCTTTGTTGCCGTCAACTGCGCGGCTATTCCCCGGGAGTTGATCGAAGCAGAGCTGTTCGGCTATGAGAAAGGCGCCTTCACCGGGGCCTCTACCCAAAGGATCGGCCGCGTGGAACAGGCCTCTGGAGGGACACTCTTTCTGGACGAAATCGGTGAACTGGAGCTTTCGGTTCAAGCCAAGCTGCTGCGGGTCCTTCAGGAAAAGGAAATTGAGCGGATCGGCTCAAATCGCCGGGTACAGGTCGATTTCCGTCTGGTCTCCTCCACCAACCGCGATCTCCCGCGAGAGATCATGTCCGGCAACTTCCGCAGGGACCTCTATTATCGCCTCAACGTCGTTGAAATCGGCCTCCCTCCCTTGCGCGAGCGCCGGGAGGACATCCCTTTCCTGGTGGCCGAGTTCGTCAAGGAGTTCTGCATCCGGGAAAGGAAGACTCTGGTCGTATCAGAGACAACGATAAAGAAGTTCCTGGACTATTCCTGGCCCGGAAACATCCGCCAGCTTCGCAATGTGGTCGAACGTGCATTTGTGCTGGCCAAGGGAAATACCATCACCGATCGGGATCTTCCAGAAGAAATGTTCGAAGTCGAAACGCACCGGCAGCCTCCTTCCGCCACCTCCACCCTCAAGCAGATTGAAGCTCGGGCTATTCGCGACACACTGGAGCGCTGCCAGGGAAACAAATCCCAGGCGGCGAAAATTCTCGGCTTCTCTCGCAAGGCTCTCTACAAACGACTGCGTGATTTCGACATCTCCTGA
- a CDS encoding choice-of-anchor C family protein codes for MKKRLAGLLASGLLVFGSAGLASALVITNGSFEGTGDLGSYSTLSAGSTAIEGWTIVSGTIDWIQNYWQHSDGSRSLDLSGSTSGTMAGFVFDTMVGQSYRVLFDMAGNPDGGPTIKTLQASIYPPAMANTFTFDTAGKTLDNMGWETKWFDFTATHFFTTLYFGDISGDPGFYGAALDNVRVVEYAPVPEPGTLLLLGAGLMGLAYAKRRRKE; via the coding sequence ATGAAAAAAAGACTGGCAGGTTTGCTGGCTTCAGGTTTGTTGGTTTTTGGGTCAGCAGGTTTGGCAAGCGCCTTGGTCATCACCAACGGGAGTTTTGAGGGCACCGGGGATCTTGGCAGCTATAGTACCTTGAGCGCCGGCAGTACAGCGATAGAAGGTTGGACCATCGTTAGCGGCACAATTGACTGGATTCAGAACTATTGGCAACATTCAGATGGGAGCAGAAGCCTCGACCTGAGCGGTAGTACTAGTGGTACGATGGCCGGGTTTGTGTTCGATACCATGGTGGGCCAGAGTTACCGCGTTTTGTTTGATATGGCAGGAAATCCCGACGGAGGGCCAACCATCAAAACATTGCAGGCCTCTATATATCCGCCGGCCATGGCAAATACTTTCACCTTCGACACTGCTGGCAAAACGCTTGATAACATGGGATGGGAAACCAAATGGTTTGATTTTACGGCTACTCATTTCTTTACCACGCTCTATTTTGGGGATATCTCTGGTGACCCCGGTTTTTACGGAGCAGCTCTCGACAACGTGCGGGTTGTTGAATATGCCCCTGTTCCCGAGCCCGGTACCTTGCTTCTCCTCGGCGCTGGCCTGATGGGCCTGGCCTACGCCAAGCGGCGCCGGAAAGAGTAA
- a CDS encoding PEP-CTERM sorting domain-containing protein yields MKKSLIITMVVCGVLAFGIQAHALFISPGGQTYDGVTNPTASPPSSQDNINAVILPLMGNVEELTFSFTPNADESGGTISNIIGVPDWLLVKDGNHSPYWYLFSVPELGGNDNIILSGFWVEQGAISHVNLYGAAPVPEPSTILLLGAGLVGLAFYGRRRTKA; encoded by the coding sequence ATGAAAAAATCTCTAATCATAACAATGGTAGTTTGCGGTGTGCTGGCCTTTGGCATACAAGCACATGCACTTTTCATCAGCCCTGGCGGCCAGACTTATGACGGGGTTACCAACCCGACTGCTTCACCGCCTTCCTCTCAAGACAACATCAATGCTGTCATCCTTCCGCTTATGGGGAATGTCGAGGAATTAACCTTCAGCTTCACCCCAAATGCAGATGAGTCTGGCGGGACAATCAGTAACATTATAGGCGTTCCGGATTGGCTGTTAGTCAAAGACGGAAACCACTCTCCCTATTGGTATTTGTTCTCAGTGCCCGAACTGGGGGGCAACGATAATATTATATTGTCGGGATTCTGGGTCGAGCAAGGCGCCATTTCACACGTAAACCTGTACGGCGCCGCCCCAGTCCCCGAGCCGAGCACGATTCTTCTCCTCGGCGCTGGCCTTGTCGGCCTCGCTTTTTACGGCAGGAGGCGCACGAAGGCATAA